A genomic segment from Etheostoma spectabile isolate EspeVRDwgs_2016 chromosome 11, UIUC_Espe_1.0, whole genome shotgun sequence encodes:
- the LOC116698175 gene encoding trace amine-associated receptor 13c-like yields MEVEDGAELCFPQFPNTSCRKPSSPWPQTLLIYIVCYSISLITVTLNLLIFISISHFRQLHTPTNILLLSLAVSDFLVGLVLMPGEVLRKTSCWFGGNFVCFLYNYLSIIITASSVGDIVLISVDRYVAICDPLHYNTRITVNRVKLSVCLCWLYSASYSFLFLKDDLTKPGRYNSCYGECLFVIDYFTGLIDLVLSFIVPVTVIVALYLRVFAVAVSQARAMRSHITAVTLQLSGPPKAKKSELKAARTLGVLVVVXXXXLMCLCPYYCVSLAGDSFINVSSPSYFLFVWQFNSCLNPVIYAFLYPWFRKAVKLTVTLQILQPGSRETNML; encoded by the exons ATGGAGGTTGAGGACGGAGCTGAGCTCTGCTTTCCACAGTTCCCAAACACCTCCTGCAGGAAGCCCTCGTCTCCTTGGCCCCAAACACTGCTCATTTATATTGTGTGCTACTCCATCTCTTTGATCACTGTGACTCTCAACCTGCTCATCTTCATCTCAATCTCCCACTTCAG GCAGCTCCACACACCAAccaacatcctcctcctctctctggctgtctcaGACTTTCTAGTGGGCCTCGTGCTGATGCCGGGAGAAGTTCTCCGGAAAACTTCCTGCTGGTTTGGTGGtaactttgtgtgttttctttataattATCTTTCAATCATCATTACTGCATCCTCAGTAGGTGACATAGTGCTCATATCAGTTGACCGTTATGTGGCTATTTGTGACCCTCTGCATTACAACACCAGAATCACTGTGAACAGAGTTAAActcagtgtttgtctgtgttggcTCTATTCTGCTTCCTACAGCTTTCTCTTTTTGAAGGATGACCTGACTAAACCAGGGAGGTATAATTCCTGCTACGGAGAATGTTTGTTTGTCATTGACTATTTCACAGGACTAATAgatcttgttttgtcctttaTTGTTCCAGTTACTGTCATTGTAGCTCTGTATCTGAGAGTATTTGCCGTGGCTGTGTCTCAGGCTCGTGCCATGCGCTCTCACATTACAGCTGTCACGCTCCAGCTGTCAGGGCCTCCAAAGGCAAAGAAATCAGAGCTGAAAGCAGCCAGGACTCTTGGTGTTCTGGTAGTTGTGNNNNNNNNNNTTCTAATGTGTTTATGCCCATATTACTGTGTCTCTCTTGCAGGTGACAGCTTCATTAATGTTTCATCTCCATCctattttctctttgtgtggCAATTTAACTCTTGTCTAAACCCTGTGATCTATGCCTTCCTTTACCCCTGGTTTAGAAAAGCAGTTAAACTCACAGTTACTCTTCAGATACTGCAGCCTGGCTCCCGTGAGACCAACATGCTGTAG